ACGTTCTGATCGGCGGCGATGTCACGGTTGCTGTACCCGTGCGCGATCAGTTGCAACACGATGGTTTCCTTGGGCGTCAGGGTCTCGCGCATCTCGCCGCCCCGGAAGTCCCGCACGAGGCGGCGGGCCGCTTCCGGGTGCAGGCGCACCTCGCCGCGCGCGGCGGCGTGAATGGCGTCGGCCAGGGTGTCTGACGAGGCGTCCTTGAGCATGTAACTGATCGCCCCGGCCTCGATGGCGCCGTTCACCTTGTGTTCCTCCAGGGTGCTGGTCAGGGCGATGACCTCGGTGTCCGGATGCGCGCGTTTCAGGGCGCGGGTGGCGGTGATGCCGTCCATGACGGGCATCATCAGGTCCATGATGACCACGTCGGGTTGCAGCGCGGCGACCTGCGCGAGGGCCTCCTCGCCGTTGGCGGCCTCGCCGATCACGTCGATCAGGGGGTCGAGGCCCAGGAACAGACGCAGGCCCTGGCGGACGACCGCGTGATCGTCGACCAGCAGGACGCGCACGGCCTGGGCGGGTGGGGTGGATGGGGTCATGGGGTGTCCTCCAGGGGGGTCAGGGTGAAATTCGCGCGTGGAGCGTCCACGAACACGTCGAGGTCCGGGGCGAGGGGGGCGGGCGCGCCGCGCGGCCAGGACAGCGAATCACGGTCCGTGAACCGCACCCGGACCTTCAGGGCGGGCGGCACGCGCAGGGTCACGTCGCCCCGCTGGGTGCGGATGTCCAGGTTGCCGCGCGTGCTGGGCGTGGCGGTCACGGTCAGGTTGCCGCTGTCGGTGGTCAGGGTGGCGCGGCCCGTGACGGTCGGCAGCGTGAGGCGCACGTCGCCGCTCTCGGTCCCCACGCCCAGCGTCTGGGTCCGCATGGCAGCCAGGTCCAGGGTCTGGTTGCCGCTGGCGGTGTTCACGCGCAGCGCGTCCGGCGCCGAACCGGGCGGAGCGGTCACGCTGACCTGCCCGCTGCGGGTCACGACGCTCAGCGGCCCGGCAGGACGGGCAGGCAGCGTGAGGGTCTGACGGCCACTGTCGCTGCGCAGCGTCAGGAACCGCACCCGCAGCGCACTCAGGTCGGCGGTCGTGTCGCCGTACGTGGTGCGGCTCCCCAGCGTGAACGGCACGTCGCGCGACAGGGTCAGCGCGGCGGTGTGCTGCACGGGTTCCGGCCCGGTGACGATCACGCCGCGCTGCCCGAGCGGCTGCACACGCAGGGTCAGCGCGGCGCTCAGGGCGCGGCCCTGGCGGGTCACGTCGGCCTGCACGGGGTTCCGGGCGCGGTGATGCACGCGGCCCTGCACGGCCAGGGCGCTGCCCGGCGGCAGTGCGCGCAGGGTCACGTCCACCAGGTCGCCGCTGAAGGTCAGGGCGGCGCTCTGCGCGAGGTCCAGTGGCAGCGGCCCGTCCAGCGGAACGCTCAGGGGCGTGTCCAGCACGCTCATGCCGGGCGTGGGGTGCAGCGTGACGTTCTGCCACGCCAGCAACGCGCCCCCCCCGGCCAGCAGCAGTCCGGCCGCCATGCGCGCCAGCACCGGCAGCAGCGGCCGCGAGGGCGGAACGGTCGTCACGCGCCCACCTCGCCCGCAGCAGGAACGGCCGCCGGGATGGTCAGGGTGACGGCCGTGCCCTCTCCCGGCGCGGACTCCACGCTCAGGGTGCCTCCGGCCCCGGCGGCCCGCTCACGCATGCTGCGCTGCCCCAGCGTGCCGCGCCCCTGCGCCTGCGGGTCGAAGCCGCGCCCGTCATCACGGACGGTCAGGGTCACGAGCGGGCCGTCCTGCACCAGCGACACCCACACCTGCGAGGCGCGGGCGTGCTTCACGACGTTGTGCAGCGCCTCCTGCGCCACGCGGTACGCGGCGGCCTGCACGTCCGGCGCGAGGTCCGGTTCGCGGCGCAACTCGGCGTGCACCTTCAGGCCGTGCCGGGCTTCCATGGCGTGCGCGTGCTGCGTCAGCGCGGCGATCAGGCCACCTTCCTCCAGCGCGTCGGGGCGCAGACTGAACAGCAGCGCCTTCATCTCGGACACGCCGCCCTCGGCCAGCCGGATGGTGTAATCCAGGCTCTGAAGCGTCCGGGCCGGATCGCGTTCCAGCGTGGCGCGCGCCGTCTTGGCCCCCAGCGTGATCCCGTACAGCGCCTGCGCGACACTGTCATGCAGTTCGCGGGCCAGCCGGGCGCGTTCCTGCTCTCCGGCACGCGCTCCGGCCCGCTCGATCAACTGCGCGGCGTGCAGGGCCGTCCCCGCGTGATCGGCGATGCTCAGCAGGAACGCCAGTTCATCCGCGCCGGGCCGCACACCGGGACGGTAGCGGGCGCGCAGCGTGCCCCCCTCCAGCGTCCCGGCCGACGCGGGCAGCGACACGGGCAGCACCGCCAGCAACCCGCCGTCCGGCAGGGGCAGCACGTTCGCCTCGCCCGGCGACGGCCAGCACGGCGCCACTTCAGCGGGCGCGGCGCC
This Deinococcus seoulensis DNA region includes the following protein-coding sequences:
- a CDS encoding sensor histidine kinase, whose amino-acid sequence is MMKVMGAVREPGGSRGVRGGPLRDLTDPGTYRAAAYVLLTLPAGALVAALLTVVVAGGLLTLPVLIGAPALVGAVWLVGALGDVQRRLAGVLGVSFTRPAPGSYAGVLAWLGAQLASPVTYRTLLFHAVQLPLGALCWLVLAALLVVALMGLSAPAWALGSVVPIVWNEWTVQPGPVAVAGLTLAGLGVLIVTAGVLNLMGRMWTRLAAALLTLDVGDEAARREVIALRRAAGRVALGDDLTATLGDLTAQALAASTAAQVAVYAPDGTLRAATPQADLGAAPAEVAPCWPSPGEANVLPLPDGGLLAVLPVSLPASAGTLEGGTLRARYRPGVRPGADELAFLLSIADHAGTALHAAQLIERAGARAGEQERARLARELHDSVAQALYGITLGAKTARATLERDPARTLQSLDYTIRLAEGGVSEMKALLFSLRPDALEEGGLIAALTQHAHAMEARHGLKVHAELRREPDLAPDVQAAAYRVAQEALHNVVKHARASQVWVSLVQDGPLVTLTVRDDGRGFDPQAQGRGTLGQRSMRERAAGAGGTLSVESAPGEGTAVTLTIPAAVPAAGEVGA
- a CDS encoding response regulator: MTPSTPPAQAVRVLLVDDHAVVRQGLRLFLGLDPLIDVIGEAANGEEALAQVAALQPDVVIMDLMMPVMDGITATRALKRAHPDTEVIALTSTLEEHKVNGAIEAGAISYMLKDASSDTLADAIHAAARGEVRLHPEAARRLVRDFRGGEMRETLTPKETIVLQLIAHGYSNRDIAADQNVSEATVKTHVSRLLGKLGLDSRTQAALYALKNGVASLDGVDL
- a CDS encoding DUF4097 family beta strand repeat-containing protein, with protein sequence MTTVPPSRPLLPVLARMAAGLLLAGGGALLAWQNVTLHPTPGMSVLDTPLSVPLDGPLPLDLAQSAALTFSGDLVDVTLRALPPGSALAVQGRVHHRARNPVQADVTRQGRALSAALTLRVQPLGQRGVIVTGPEPVQHTAALTLSRDVPFTLGSRTTYGDTTADLSALRVRFLTLRSDSGRQTLTLPARPAGPLSVVTRSGQVSVTAPPGSAPDALRVNTASGNQTLDLAAMRTQTLGVGTESGDVRLTLPTVTGRATLTTDSGNLTVTATPSTRGNLDIRTQRGDVTLRVPPALKVRVRFTDRDSLSWPRGAPAPLAPDLDVFVDAPRANFTLTPLEDTP